In Runella sp. SP2, the genomic window ACAATGCCTTTCAAACACCAAGCCCTACTCAACGAAAGTCCATCTAAATGAACAATCTGCATGTCGTTTCGGTCACTTATGACGGGGAGTTTAAGGATGTTTTGCAAGCCAGCGGCAGGCATAAAGCCATTGAACCATTTGGTGAATGCTGTGGGTGTTAGGATACGTCGCATTAGGTCTGCTACTTCCAGACTTGGCGATAGAAAATCGGAACCGTCGGGTTCTTGGATGGCGGGCGCTTGGGTATTGTTTAGATAAAAATACTTGGCTTTTTCGACGATTTTGGCTTCAAAAGCGGCATTTTTAACCGTACGGGCGTAGTCAAGGGCAAACACCAAACCGAAAGCCGTGTTGGGATGAACGCCCGTGCGGTTGGGGTAGGTTTGTTTGGGTAAAAATGCCGTCCAAAGCTCCACCACTTGTTGGGTAAGCGGACGTAAATGCTGATGCCATTGGCGGCCTTGTGGGTCGTCCCATGTGGCCAATTCTTCGTCGAGTTTGAGCAACCAAGCCCAGCCGTAAGTACGTTCAAACGTGCGCGAAAACTTGTATTTGGTAAAATACTCCGCTTCGGTTTTCATTTTATCGGGCTGAAAACTATCATCCAGTATTTTTCGTATTTCCGTTTCTTCGGGAAGTCCCTTGAAGGTTTTAAGGAGCCGAACCAACATCCAGTGTCCATGTACAGAAGAGTGCCAATCCAAACAGCCATAAAAAGCAGGGTGTAGTTGCTTGGGTGTGAGTTTGGCGTCATTCTCGGCTTCGATGGTGTGCCCTGTTTTGTTGGGGTATTCGGTATGAATACAATGTAGGGGTAATTTGGCCAAAAAAGAAGCGCCAGCGGACGTGAGGCGCCATTGGTCATTTTCTTTGACAAGGTAGGTGTTTTGGGCAAAGAGCACGGTGAACGGAAAAAAGAGTAAAAAATAAAAGCTATTTTTCATTTTGTTGATAATGAAGCAGTTAAGGTTGGTTGGGGTACATTTTGGGGGGTAAAACACTAAAATCGCCTACGAACTTACTAATTTTAAGCGTTTTTCGACCTTACGCATGACTTTTTTCAATCTTTCTATCCAAAAACGCTTCTTAGTTTCGCTGTGTTTGTTACCGCTGGTGATATACGTGGTTTTTTTTGAAGCCATTGCATTGAATGCCAACTACGTGGCATACGACGATATTCACGTGCTTCAAATTGTAGAGCAATGGCAGAATGCGGTATCTTGGGGCGAAAAATTGGACTGGCTGACCATCGGTTTTCCCGAACACCGCATCGTGTTTACGCGTTTGGTGGTACTCTTGTCGTACTGGCTAACAGGAAGTGTCAATTTCAAAACGTTGATGGTCATCAGTAATTTACTTTGGGTTGGCCAATTGGGAATATTGTTTAAAGTTTTCCAGAAACTCAATCTCTCTTTTGCGTATTTTATCCCCTTGTGTTGGATTGTCCTCAACGTACATGCGTTTGAAAATATCTTTTGGGGAACAAGTTCGCTTGGAAATTTTGGGTTGCTGTTTTTTACCATGATGGCTGCGTATGGATACACACAGCTGTCGCCCAAGTACATTTGGGTAGGGATTGTGTTCTCAATCTTTGCCACATTTTCGTACGGGAATGGCCTGTTGACCTTTCTAATTGGTGGAGTTGTTCTGGCTTTGTCGAATCGTTGGAAAGAGATGAAGCTCACTTTAGGGATATTTGTGCTAACGATGGGACTATATGCACTCACCGATTCGCACGCGTCTCCAAGTTCACTTGATTTGACAAAAGCGGAAAACTATCTGCAAGCAATCATTTGTTTTTTGGCGTTTATTGGGTCTTCGGTAAATTTTGATGCTTACAGCCCGTCCACGCTGGCTCAATGGCTTTCAGTAGTTTTTGGGGGAGTGCTTTTAACAGTAAATACTTGGGCTTTGTTACGACATACGACCATCACAAAAGGTCAGACGATAGTCAGACCTGATATCACCAACCCAACCCTATCTTTATTCCAAAAATACACAATTACATTAAGACTCAACAAAGTGCAGTGGTTTGCGCTATACATGCTGTTATTTGTGTGTTTGACCTCTTTGGGCGTCGTTTACAAACGGGCTGAATGGGACGGCTTATATGGTATGTTCAAGGGCCGCTATCGGATGTATCCCACTTGGATGTTGATTCTGACGTATGTGTTGGTGCTGGATTGGAATCGGGAGAGAATAACGCAGAAATGGTTGGCTATTGGGATGGGAATTGCGGTGATTTTCAATGCTTTGGTGTTGTATTATGCCATTGCACCTGCGGTCAATAATCGCCGAATGGCAGTGGCGCAAGAGTTTAATTCGATGTACAATGCCGATTTGTTGGGGCTAAAAATGTTTGATTTAACGGGCACTGACTTTCTTCGATTGCAGAAACTGTACCAGCCATCCTTGTTTTTTAGACAATACGAAAAAAAGTGGACTGCTTCGACCGATTCACTTTCAACGAACGGAAATTTTAAGGTTGATTCGGTTTTTTGGAGCAACAAAAACTTGAACGTTTATTATCACCGAGATTTTATTCGACCCGTTAAAAATACGGACGATGGAGCTTATGTTATTCTTAAATCAACATCCCACGTATATATGGCAGGTGGAATGCAGCAGGCACTTCCGCTGAAGACATTTCTCCGAAGGGGCTGGTATTGGAACAGAGGATTTATGGCAACTTTTGTTCCTGAGGCAGTCGTTAAAGGCAACTATCGGATGTACGTGCTACTGCGTCAGAACGGAGTTTCAGAATTACTCGATACACAGGAACAAATCACGTTTTAGACACCAATATTTGCCAGTAATTCGGAGGAAGTAAGCAGGTTTCTGATGGGGGCAAAGGCATTTTTGTCAGAAGCCGCTTTAAGGGGCAGCAGTGGCTCTCCGTGCCGACTCACCACGCCTACCCATTCGCCTTCAGGAGAAGGGTCAGGAAAATGTTGCCAGAGATAATCATTTACCCGTTGCCACTGTCTCAACAACGAACGGTCTTGAAGTACTTGATACGCCCGCAGCAGAGCCGTGCAGGCTTCTAATTGCACCCAAGCGTATTTGTAGTAAGCGTCGGGTTCGGTGGCGGGCAGGCTTTTAACGTCTAACCAATGATAATAACCGCCGTAGGCTTCGTCCCAAGTAGTTTCGGCCAAATAAGCGATGTGCTGTGCTAATTGTCTGCGAATTTGTCGTTTGTTGAGGGAGTAAGTCAGTTCGTAAAAAGAATTAAAGGCTTCAAAAACCCGCCCTGCGTGGATTCGTCGCCCCAACAAGCAATCGGAGTAGCCGCCTTCTGGGAACACATTTTCTAATAAAATATCGGCGCGAGGTTCCCAAAAATGTTTCATCAGTTCGCTTAAAAGGGCTTCTCCTCGTTCGCGAAACGCTTTTTCAGAAAGGCAGTTTTTTGCGGCCATTAATGCACGGGCAAGGGCGCTTAGTTCACCAATTTGTTTTAAATGGCGTCCGCTGATGGGCTCGTCGATGTATTTTTGAAGCCGTTTTTCGCGCTTACGAACTGCTTTTGTCAACGATTTTTTGGCTGCTTCGGCATATACTTCATCCTCGGTAATGTTGTACAAAATGCCCCACGCGGCGCAGGCAGCAGCTTCCACTTGGGTGTCTTTCACCTCGGCCACACCTCGGCCTGTAATATCTACTGATTCCCACCAGTTTTCTTTGGCGTCGGTAGCGTATTGAAGCAAAAAATCAGCCCCTTGGCGGGCGTAGTCCAGAAAAGCAGGTCGAGGTTCGGTTTGGTACAACTTCGCAAAAGCCCACGCCTGTTGCCCGTGCCAAGCCATCCACTTGTCGGTTGAAATGACCTCTCCTTTGTTGGAAAGTACGCAAAAATACCCGCCATTGACGCGGTCGATGGCGAAGTCGAGCCAAAAAGGAACGATTCGTTGCAGAAGGTCTTCGCGGTATTGTTGGGCGTATAAAAGCAAATTCATGCCGCAAAAATAGATTTTTTTTTACCTTTGTTATGTACCCAAACCTTCCCCAAAGGCTAGAATTTCATCATGTATTTTATCGAATCTATTCGTTTGCGGTTAATTCCGCTTACTACCCAGCAGTTACAACTCCACGCTAGTGATTACTTAGGATTACAAAAATCGCTAGGTCTTTCTCCGCGCCCCATGAAAATGGAAGAAGAGTTTCAGTCAGAATTCGACGATGCTTTAGCCAATTACTGGCTACCCGAAACGGCGGCAAACGTGGCCAATTATCAGTGGTTTACCAATTGGCTGATTGTTGAAAAGGAAAGCAACGCGGTGGCGGGTGGAATTGGGGTGGCAGGAATGCCCAATGACGATGGTGAGACCGAAATGGGCTACGGTCTAGACGAAGATTTTCGGGGCAAAGGCATTGCGACCGAGGCGGTTGAGTGCTTGATGAAATGGGTGTTCAAGCATCCCGCAGCGCAGGCCCTCACTGCCCAAACGCCCGTTCGACTGCCGCTTTCTCAAAGGGTGTTGGTCAAGGCAGGTTTCTCCCAAGTAAAGGAAGAAAATGGCATCATTTTGTGGCGAAAAGCCAAAGTAAGCTAGTTTACACCCTTAAAAAGCAGTACGTTTGCAAAAAATTTAAACCAATGAAAATAGCAGCTAATCAAGTCGTAGCGTTGGCCTACGAGCTTAGTATTATGAACGATACCGACGAGTGGCAGATGGTAGAAACCGTCGGTGAAGACCAACCTATGTACTTCATTCAAGGAATGAGTGGCTTGCCAGAAAGTTTTGAAGATAAAATTAATGGGCTTGCTGTAGGTGAGTCGTTTGATTTTACGCTTTCTCCCGAGGAAGGATACGGCGATTATGACATGGAAGCCGTTGCTGAACTTCCGATTGATATTTTCAAGGTGGACGGCGAGGTTCAAGAAGATATGCTTCAAGTAGGCAATATGATTCCAATGACCAACGAAGATGGACATCGTTTGATGGGTCAAGTGGTAGAAGTAAATCGTGAGTTTGTGTTGATGGATTTTAACCATCCATTGGCAGGCCGTAAGATGCACTTCAAAGGCTCAGTGATTAATATTCGTCCTGCTACTGCCGAAGAACTAGACCATGGTCACGTTCATGGTGACGGTGGGGTAGAACATTAATAGTTTTTAGTTTAGGGTTTGCTGTTTCGAGTTTATCGTTTTCTAATAAAAATAGACTAAACCCGAAACAGTAAACCTCAAACAGAACTACACCAACGGTTCTTGCTGACTTAGACAGTGGAAACTGCCGAGGCCCCAAACTATTTCTGTGGAGTCGATGCCGATAACCTTGCGGTCGGTGAAACATTGACTCAAAATATCCAATGCTTTTTGGTCGTTGGCGCAGCGGAATGTGGGTACAATAACTGCCGCATTGCTGATGTAAAAATTGGCGTAAGATGCAGGCAAACGCAAATCTTCACTGTACAAAGGTGTTGGCATGGGCAACTCAACGATGTTAAGTTGTTTTCCATTGAGCAAACGCATCTGCTTCAACTCGTGAATGTTTTCTTGTAAAATCTCGTAGTTGTCGTCCGATTTGTTCTCTTCAACAATCGCTACCACCGTATCTTCATTGACAAAGCGCACGGTGTCGTCGATGTGTCCGTCGGTATCATCGCCAATGATACCATCGCCCACCCAAAGAATTTGTTCCACGCCGTAATAATCGCACAAGTATTTTTCAATTTGTGCTTGGCTTAGGTGCGGATTGCGGTTTTCGTTGAGCAAACAAGCTCTGCTGGTCAATAACGTTCCTTTTCCATTGAATTCTACCGAGCCACCTTCCATGATGATGCCAGGTGTCACGTAGTCTAGGCCCAAATAATGAGCAATCGCTACGGGAATCAGGTCGTCGTTGTTGAACGGTGGATATTTTCCTCCCCAGGCGTTATAACCCCAATTGACCACCAGACGTTTTTTGGTTTCAGGATTAATCAAAATACCTGGGCCATGATCGCGGCACCAAGAGTCGTTGGTGGCGTGGAGCGGAAGCTCAATTTGATTGAGGTCGATTCCTGCCCCCAGCAAGTGAAGTTTTATCGTTTGTTGAACCGTTTCGTTGTGCGCATTGATACACACCTTTTCGCCCTCGCTAATAGCTTTGATAAATTCCAAATAAGCAGGAAGCATTTTAGGCTGACGCTCGTACGTCCAAGAGGCTTCGGTGTGAGGGAAACTCAACCAAGTAGCGCGGTGTGGATGCCATTCGGCAGGAAAGAAAAAGCCCTGTTCTTTGGGCGTAGATGAAATTGACATGATGCTTTGTAGTCTATTAAGCAGTTTTGCAGCTACAAAAATAGGGAGAAATGTAGATTGTTTTACGACCCGCGTGTAGGTTCGTTTCGTGCGGTCAGTCGCTATATGTGCGTAAACTGGAAAAATAACCGCACAACCCTGCGATTCATGCCACGTTGTCGGCCATGGTTTTAATGACTACGCTCCAATCGAAGAGGTATGGGCCTATTATTCCGTAGCATTATTATTCAACCATATAAGACATATAAGTTTTTCTTATAATCCCTTATATGTCTTATATGGTTCAACAAAAACTAAGAGAAATACCCTTTAAATGTCAAGCCATTGATAAGCCCCTGTAATGATGGTGCGTCGGCAGCTAAATCACTCAAAATCGGGTTTTCAACGCCCCAGTTGAGTTCAAGTTCGGGGTCGTTCCAGCGGCAGCGCCAGTTGTCATCCGCGCCGTAGTCGGGATAGGCTTCCGAAACCGCCTGTACGTGAATAGACGGCGTAAAGAAATACCATCCATGTAGCATCCCAACGGGGAATACAAGCGCGGCGGGATCTTCCCCAAACAATTCAAACAAGGCAGATTGGTGCTGGGTAGGAGAACCAGGCCGCAAGTCGCGGAGTCCTAATAAACAGTGTCCTTCGATAAGACAAAAGTACTCGTCGTGGCGGACGTGAAAGTGCATTCCCCGAAAGACGTTGGCTTCCGATTTTACGGCGCTCCACTGTACAGGCTTGAGAACTGTTCCCCAGTGGTCTTGAAAGATTTCGGTAAACGACCCACGATGGTCTTTATGCTCGTCTAACGACACCAAGCGAACTTGGTGGAGTTCAACCCCATCTATTTGTGCGGATTTTATAAGCTGAGTAGTATTCATGGTACAATGCGGTTTTGGGCGAAAGTACCACGAGGCAATGAATAAAAAACTGAGAGATGTCAGGGCTTTGATTTTATCCGTTTTCAATTACATAATGAGTTTCACACCACTCCTAAAACCCCACGCCTTTAGGCTGGGGATAAAGGAAATTAGGCAACTTAACGAGGCTTTAGCCCTGACTTTTCCATATTAAAGAGCTAAAAAGTCAGGGCTAAAGCCCTAGATTAAGCTCTTGTTTACAGACCCCAGCCTAAAGGCATGGGGTTTTATGACTCACATATCGTTGATAATGTCCAGTTTAATTTTGCACAATTACCTATAGACAAAAAAGATTACAAATTCTTCGCTTTCATTTGTTTTACGGCGTAGTCAGCGGCGCGAGCAGTGAGTGCCATGTAAGTGAGCGACGGGTTTTGAGTGGCGGTTGAGGTCATACACGCCCCATCCGTAACAAACACGTTTTTGCAAGCGTGGAGTTGATTCCAATTGTTCAAAAGCGATGTTTTAGGGTCTTTACCCATCCGAACGCCACCCATTTCGTGGATGTCAAGTCCTGGTGCTTTGTTTGGTACATCGTGGGTTTGGATGTTTTTGAAACCTGCTTTCGTAAACATTTCGGTCAGCTGTTCGTGGTAATCTTTCACCATCTTTTCGTCGTTGTCGTCGTAGCTTACCGAAACCCGTAGCTGCGGGATACCCCAAGGGTCTTTCAGGTTTGAATCAAGCGCCACAAAATTAGTTTCTTTCGGAATGGTTTCGCCCATCATGTGCGAACCCACGCGCCAGTTGCCATATTTTTTCTCTGCCAATGACGTTTTCAGCTCTTCACCCATGCCTGAGCGGTCGTTGAAGGTAATACGGCTGGCATTAAAGCCCGCAGCGTAGCCGCGTAAAAAGTCGGTTTCTTGTTTAAGTAAGTTACGGAACCGAGGAATGTAGCTACTATTGGGGCGGATTCCCTCGGAGGTCGTATCTAGGAAGCCTTCGTATTCACCCGAAATGCTTGTACGGTAGTTGTGGAAAGCGATGTACTTGCCCATTAGTCCATTATCGTTACCCAAGCCTTTGGGGAAGCGATGAGAGGTAGAGTTGAGCAAAATCAAGTTGGTATTAAGTGCAGCAGCATTCACAAAAATAATCTTTGCGAAATACTCCGTCATCTCTTTTGTCTTGGCATCAATGACGCGTACGCCCGTGGCTTTAGCTAATTTTTCGTCGTAGATAATTGAGTGCACCACCGAGTCGGGCTTGAGGGTCATCTTTCCCGATTTCATAGCCCACGGAATCGTCGTGGCGTTGCTGCTAAAATATCCTCCGTACGGACAGCCACGTTGACAAAGCGCGCGATTCTGGCATTGAGCACGCCCTTGTTGGAAGTGAATCGGATTCGGTTTCGTCAAGTGCGCGCAACGACCAATGATAATGGGGCGCGAGCCTCCGTAATGTTTGGCCATTTGTTCTCCAAAGTATTTTTCTACGCACGACTGCTCGTGAGGGGGTAAAAACTCGCCGTCGGGAAGCTGTGGAAGGCCGTCTTTGTTACCCGAAATACCCGCAAATTTTTCAACGTAACTATACCAAGGTGCAATTTCGTTGTAGTTGATTGGCCACTCTACGGCAAAACCATCCCGAG contains:
- a CDS encoding DUF2891 domain-containing protein, which gives rise to MKNSFYFLLFFPFTVLFAQNTYLVKENDQWRLTSAGASFLAKLPLHCIHTEYPNKTGHTIEAENDAKLTPKQLHPAFYGCLDWHSSVHGHWMLVRLLKTFKGLPEETEIRKILDDSFQPDKMKTEAEYFTKYKFSRTFERTYGWAWLLKLDEELATWDDPQGRQWHQHLRPLTQQVVELWTAFLPKQTYPNRTGVHPNTAFGLVFALDYARTVKNAAFEAKIVEKAKYFYLNNTQAPAIQEPDGSDFLSPSLEVADLMRRILTPTAFTKWFNGFMPAAGLQNILKLPVISDRNDMQIVHLDGLSLSRAWCLKGIVGALPKTDSRRANMLKASQHFINTTLPQITNGGYGGEHWLASFALYALQ
- a CDS encoding AGE family epimerase/isomerase, with protein sequence MNLLLYAQQYREDLLQRIVPFWLDFAIDRVNGGYFCVLSNKGEVISTDKWMAWHGQQAWAFAKLYQTEPRPAFLDYARQGADFLLQYATDAKENWWESVDITGRGVAEVKDTQVEAAACAAWGILYNITEDEVYAEAAKKSLTKAVRKREKRLQKYIDEPISGRHLKQIGELSALARALMAAKNCLSEKAFRERGEALLSELMKHFWEPRADILLENVFPEGGYSDCLLGRRIHAGRVFEAFNSFYELTYSLNKRQIRRQLAQHIAYLAETTWDEAYGGYYHWLDVKSLPATEPDAYYKYAWVQLEACTALLRAYQVLQDRSLLRQWQRVNDYLWQHFPDPSPEGEWVGVVSRHGEPLLPLKAASDKNAFAPIRNLLTSSELLANIGV
- a CDS encoding GNAT family N-acetyltransferase, with the protein product MYFIESIRLRLIPLTTQQLQLHASDYLGLQKSLGLSPRPMKMEEEFQSEFDDALANYWLPETAANVANYQWFTNWLIVEKESNAVAGGIGVAGMPNDDGETEMGYGLDEDFRGKGIATEAVECLMKWVFKHPAAQALTAQTPVRLPLSQRVLVKAGFSQVKEENGIILWRKAKVS
- a CDS encoding peptidylprolyl isomerase, with the protein product MKIAANQVVALAYELSIMNDTDEWQMVETVGEDQPMYFIQGMSGLPESFEDKINGLAVGESFDFTLSPEEGYGDYDMEAVAELPIDIFKVDGEVQEDMLQVGNMIPMTNEDGHRLMGQVVEVNREFVLMDFNHPLAGRKMHFKGSVINIRPATAEELDHGHVHGDGGVEH
- a CDS encoding agmatine/peptidylarginine deiminase; the protein is MSISSTPKEQGFFFPAEWHPHRATWLSFPHTEASWTYERQPKMLPAYLEFIKAISEGEKVCINAHNETVQQTIKLHLLGAGIDLNQIELPLHATNDSWCRDHGPGILINPETKKRLVVNWGYNAWGGKYPPFNNDDLIPVAIAHYLGLDYVTPGIIMEGGSVEFNGKGTLLTSRACLLNENRNPHLSQAQIEKYLCDYYGVEQILWVGDGIIGDDTDGHIDDTVRFVNEDTVVAIVEENKSDDNYEILQENIHELKQMRLLNGKQLNIVELPMPTPLYSEDLRLPASYANFYISNAAVIVPTFRCANDQKALDILSQCFTDRKVIGIDSTEIVWGLGSFHCLSQQEPLV
- a CDS encoding dTDP-4-dehydrorhamnose 3,5-epimerase family protein; amino-acid sequence: MNTTQLIKSAQIDGVELHQVRLVSLDEHKDHRGSFTEIFQDHWGTVLKPVQWSAVKSEANVFRGMHFHVRHDEYFCLIEGHCLLGLRDLRPGSPTQHQSALFELFGEDPAALVFPVGMLHGWYFFTPSIHVQAVSEAYPDYGADDNWRCRWNDPELELNWGVENPILSDLAADAPSLQGLINGLTFKGYFS
- a CDS encoding GMC oxidoreductase, with protein sequence MSYFSIDSIKDRTFDAIVVGSGISGGWAAKELTGKGLRTLVLERGRNVQHVTDYPTTMMRPWEFPHLNQMPKEVKDANPIVSKCYAFNEDAAHFFVKDAEHPYVQEKPFDWIRGYQVGGKSLLWARQTQRWSQFDFEGPARDGFAVEWPINYNEIAPWYSYVEKFAGISGNKDGLPQLPDGEFLPPHEQSCVEKYFGEQMAKHYGGSRPIIIGRCAHLTKPNPIHFQQGRAQCQNRALCQRGCPYGGYFSSNATTIPWAMKSGKMTLKPDSVVHSIIYDEKLAKATGVRVIDAKTKEMTEYFAKIIFVNAAALNTNLILLNSTSHRFPKGLGNDNGLMGKYIAFHNYRTSISGEYEGFLDTTSEGIRPNSSYIPRFRNLLKQETDFLRGYAAGFNASRITFNDRSGMGEELKTSLAEKKYGNWRVGSHMMGETIPKETNFVALDSNLKDPWGIPQLRVSVSYDDNDEKMVKDYHEQLTEMFTKAGFKNIQTHDVPNKAPGLDIHEMGGVRMGKDPKTSLLNNWNQLHACKNVFVTDGACMTSTATQNPSLTYMALTARAADYAVKQMKAKNL